In Vibrio quintilis, the DNA window ACGTGACTCTGCCACCGGCGGCATTATCCAGCCTGAATCCCGCCTGTACGCTGCCGGATTTGAAAGTGCTGATTACCGCCGGGGAAGCCTTAACACGGGCGGTGATTGAGCCCTGGCTGGCCGGGCGGAAAGTTTACAATGCCTATGGTCCGACTGAAACGACCATCTGGGCGACAACCGCTGCATTGCACCCGTCTTTCACCGGTCAGCCTTCGATTGGTCTGCCGGTTGAAAATACCCGGATCTACATTCTTGATACCCGGGGCGTGCCGGTGCCGGTCGGTGTCTGCGGTGAAATCTATATCGGTGGCGTCGGCATTGCCCGCGGTTATCTCAACCGTGATGATTTAACTCAGGAGCGTTTCCTGAACGACCCGTTCTCTGACATGCCTGATGCCCGGATGTACCGTACCGGCGATCTGGCCAGCTGGCGGCCGGACGGCACCATAGATTATCTTGGCCGGAGCGATCAGCAGGTCAAAATCCGGGGGCACCGGATCGAACCGGGTGAAATTGAAACTGCCCTTCAGCAGTGTGATGGTGTGGGCAGCGCCGTGGTGGTTGCAGCGAAAGACCCGTCAGGATATCTCAGCCTGAATGCCTATTTTACCAGAACACCGGAAACGTATACCAAAACACCGGAAACGTATGCCCGTACACCGGAAACGACCTCCCGGACTCCGGGAACAGCTTCCCACTCACCGGCAGCGGATTTGACACCGGCAGCACTGAAAGCCCGCCTGAGTGAGTGCTTACCTGAATACATGGTGCCTGCCGCATATGTTGCGCTGGATGTACTGCCGCTGACGCCGAATGGCAAGGTGGATCTGAAAGCACTGCCGGAGCCGGATGACAGTGCCCGTGTGACAAGGCAGTACGAAGCACCGCAGGGTGAAACGGAAACCGCACTGGCCGATATCTGGCAGCAACTGCTGGGCGTGGCGCAGGTGGGGCGTGATGATCACTTCTTTGAACTGGGTGGTCACTCTCTGTTGGCGGTGCAACTGGTCTCCCGCATTCGTTCAGCGCTGGGTTGTGAGTTGCCGCTTTCAACCCTGTTCAGCCATCCCGTTCTGCATGAGCTGGCGCATGAATTGTCGGTAAACGCTTTGGGACCGGCCGCCTTACCTGAAATGACGCCGCTGGCGCATGGTGTCAGACCGCCGCTTTCACTGGCACAACAACGCTTGTGGTTCCTGTCACAGATGGAGCCGTCAGCAACCGCGGCCTATACCGTCACCGGCGCAGTCCGGCTGAGCGGTGCACTCAATATTGAAGCTTTACAGCAGGCACTCGATCATATCGTTGCCCGGCATGCGCCGCTGCGGACCCGCTTTACCGCTGAAGACGGGGTGCCGGTACAGATCATCGGTGATGTACAGCAGGGCTTCCCGCTGCTCCGGCTGGAAAGTACGCAGGCTCAAGCAGCTGCGTTTCCGCCTGAATTTGACTTGTCCGCCGGTCCGCTGGTTCAGGGACAACTGATCCGGATTGCGGATGACGAACACTGGCTGCGTCTGGCGATGCACCATATCATCACCGACGGCTGGTCAATGGGCATCTTTACCCGTGAACTGTCCGCGTTATATACCGCGTTTAACCGCGGAGAAGCCAGCCCGCTGGCGCCGCTGATGATCCAATACGGTGATTATGCCGCATGGCAGCAAACTCATCTGGCGGGTGAACGGTTGCAACAGCAGCAGGCTTACTGGACAGCACAACTGAAAGGGATTCCGGAATGCCTGAGTCTGCCGACAGACCGGCCGCGGCCTGCGTATCAGGATTATCGCGGGGCGACAACGACCCTCAACCTTGATGCTTCAATGACGCAGGCACTGAAAACACTCAGCCGGACTCATGACTGTACGCTTTATATGACGCTGCTGTCGGGCTGGGCAGCGCTGATGAGCCGTCTGTCCGGTCAGGATGACGTGGTGATTGGTTCCCCGGTTGCCGGACGAACCCGCACCGAAGTGGAAGGACTGATCGGCATGTTTGTCAACAGTCTGGCCCTGCGGGTTGATTTAGCGGATAACCCGGACACTGCCGGTTTGCTGGCGCAGGTGAAAACCAGCGCGTTACAGGGACAGTCGCATCAGGATCTGCCGTTTGAGCAGGTGGTGGAAGCCGTTGCACCGGTGCGTAGTCTTACGCACAGCCCGGTCTTTCAGGTGATGTTTGCCTTGCAGAATATGCCGCAGGAAGCACTGGAAGCGGATGGATTAACTTTATCTTCCCTGCCGGAAGAGATGACCACCGCGCAGGTCGATCTCAGCCTGCAGGTCCATGAAGCCGGTGATACGCTGGTCGCGACCCTCAACTATGCAACGGCGCTGTTTGACGGGCCGACGGCGCAGAAGTACCTGCAATACTGGCACAATATACTGTCAGCCATGACGGCCACACCTGAGTTACCACTCAGTGAAGTGCCGTTACCTGATGAAACAGAATATCAGCAGCTGGTGTATGGTTTTAACGGCGATCAAACAGAGTTTCCTTCGGATGCGCTGATTCATCAGCAGTTTGAGCAGCAGGTTCAGGCCACGCCGGATGCGGTGGCGGTGGTGTTTGAGGATCAGTCGCTGTCTTATGCGGAACTGAACCGTAAAGCCAACCAGCTGGCGCACTGGCTGATTGAGCAGGGTGTCCGGCCGGACAGCCGGGTGGCGATCGCGCTGCCGCGCTGTCTGGAATTGCCGGTTGCCATTCTGGCAACGCTCAAAGCCGGTGGTGCTTATGTACCGCTGGATCCGGATTATCCGGCCGACCGGATAGCGTACACCCTCAGTGACAGCACACCAGAAGTGCTGATCACCACGCTGTCCGTGATGTCACAACCGGATGGGTTTACCACCGAAAGTCTGAATCCGGCCATGACGCTGGTGTTGCTTGATCAACCGCAACAGCCCTGGAATGCTTTCCCGGCAGACAATATTCCGCCACAACAGACGGGCCTCAATAACCGCCATCTGGCATACATAATTTATACCTCCGGTTCGACCGGAAAACCGAAAGGCGTGATGATTGAACACTACAATGTCATCCGCCTGATGGCGGCAACCCAAAGCGATTATCAGTTCACCCGGCAGGATGTCTGGACGCTGTTCCACTCCTATGCCTTTGACTTCTCTGTCTGGGAAATCTGGGGGGCATTGCTGTTCGGCGGGCGACTGGTTGTGGTGCCTCAGCTGATTGCCCGCTCGCCGCAGGACTTTTATCAACTGCTGTGCGAACAGGGCGTCACGGTGCTGAATCAGACGCCGGGTGCATTCCGTCAGCTGATTCATGCTCAGGGCGACATGATCCAGGGTAAAGCAGCCGCAGCGCATCAGCTCCGTTATGTAATTTTCGGCGGGGAAGCGTTAGATCTGGCAGCACTGGCGCCCTGGTATCAGCGCCCGGTCAATGCCGGGACTCAGCTGGTTAACATGTACGGCATTACCGAAACCACGGTGCATACGACGTATTATCCGGTCACGGCAGAAGATGCCGGACGCCCCGGGCCAAGCCCGATCGGACGTCAGCTGGCAGATTTACGTCTGTATATTCTTGACCGGCATCAACAGCCGGTGCCGGTTGGTGTGGCAGGTGAGCTGTATGTCGGCGGTGCCGGTGTGGCCCGTGGCTACTTCAACCGTCCGGAACTAACGGCGGAACGCTTCCCGGAAGATCCGTTTGTGCAGGTGACCACGCCCGGCGCGCGGATGTATAAATCAGGCGACATGGGCCGCTGGCTGGCGGATGGCACAGTTGAATATCTGGGCCGGAACGATGATCAGGTCAAAATTCGTGGTTTCCGGATTGAACCGGGTGAAATCAGCTCCGTGCTGCAACAATGTACCGGCGTGCAGGATGCGTTTGTCGTCGCGAAAGGAGAAGGTTCAGACAAACGTCTGGTTGCTTATTATCTGCCGGTCAGTGACACGTCCCGCGGTGTCACGCCTGACGAACTGAAAGGACTGCTTGGTGCCACACTGCCGGAATACATGATACCGGCGGTGTATGTGATGCTGGCGGAGATTCCGCTGACACCAAACGGAAAAATTGACTACAGAGCGCTGCCGGAGCCGGATGAAACCGCGCTGATCCGCCATGAATATGAGGCGCCGCAGGGTGAGACAGAACAGGCACTGGCGTCGATCTGGCAGCAGTTGCTGGGTGTTGAACAGGTCAGCCGCCACGACAGCTTCTTTGAGCTGGGCGGCCACTCTCTGATGGCTGTACAGCTGGCCTCGCGGGTACGCACTGTGCTGGGAACGGAACTGCCGCTGACAACCCTGTTTGCGACATCCGTCTTACATGAACTGGCCCATGAGCTGGCGACAGCGCCGGCTTCAGAGTCGTCAGCCACGCTCCCGGAGATTGTGCCGCTGGCTGACGGGCAAACCCCGCCGCTTTCTCTGGCGCAGCAGCGTTTATGGTTCCTGTCACAGATGGATCCTGCGGCCTCAGCAGCGTATGTCGTCTATGGTGGTCTGCGGCTGCGCGGAACACTGGATGTGGACGCATTGCAGCGGGCGCTGAATCAGATTGTGACCCGTCATGCACCGCTGAGAACCCGGTTTGCCGATGCGGGTGGTGTGCCGGTGCAAATCATCAATGATGTGCAGCAGGGATTCCCGCTCACCTGGCTGGAAGGAGAAACCGTATCGGGAGAAACCGTACCGGGAGAAAAAGTGCCGGATGAACCGGCGCCGTTTCAACCGGTGTTTAATCTCACGACCGGACCACTGGTTCAGGGGCAGCTGATTCATCTCAGCGATGATGAGCACTGGTTGCGTCTGGCGATGCATCACATCGTGACCGATGGCTGGTCGATGGGGATTCTGGCCCGCGAGCTCTCAGCGCTGTATGCCGCTTTCACTCAGGGAGCAGCCGATCCGTTGCCGCCGCTGCAGATTCAGTATGGTGATTATGCAGCCTGGCAGCAGACGCACCTGCAGGGTGAAGTGTTGCAACGACAACAGCAGTACTGGAAGGCGCAGCTGGCAGGTATCCCGGATTGTCTGTTGCTTCCGGCGGACCGGCCGCGTCCGGCATATCAGGATTACAGTGGCGCAGCGCTGCCGCTACGGCTGGACAAAGCACTGACGGCATCGCTCAAAGCGCTGGCTCAGCGTCACGGCTGTACTTTATATATGACCTTACTGACTTCGTGGGCGCTGTTGATGAACCGCCTGTCCGGAGAAGACGACGTGGTGATTGGCTCGCCGGTGGCCGGCCGGACCCGCGCAGAGCTGGAAGGTTTGATCGGGATGTTCGTCAATACACAGGCGCTGCGGGTGGATTTATCCGGCCAGCCGGACACCGCATCGTTGCTGGCGCAGGTCCGGGCGACTTCATTAGCTGCACAGGCGAATCAGGATTTACCGTTTGAGCAGGTGGTCGAAGCAGTGACGCCGGTGCGCAGCCTCAATCACAGTCCGGTCTTTCAGGTGATGTTCGCGTTGCAGAATATGCCGGAAGAACAGCTGGTGGCGGACGGGTTAACTTTCTCTGACCTGCCGGCAGAGGTGACCACCGCGCAGGTTGATCTCAGTTTGATGATGTACGAGACCGAAGCCGGACTCGAAGGGATGCTGAACTATGCAACTGCCCTGTTTGATGAAGCGACGGTGCAGCGTTACTCCGGTTACTGGCAACAGCTGCTGGAAGGTATGATCGCGCAGCCTGAATTGCCGGTTGCCGCCCTGCCGCTACTGAGTGACGCTGAATATCAGCAGGTGGTTCATACGTTTAATGCCACCGCTCAGGATTACCCGGCGCAAACCTGTTTGCAGACGCTGTTTGAACAGCGCGTGCAATCGTCTCCGGATGCCATCGCCGTAGTCAGCTCTGAGCAGCAACTGACTTATGATGCGCTGAACCGTCAGGCGAATCAGCTGGCACACTGGTTGAGAGAACAGGGCGTTCGCCCGGACAGCCGGGTCGCGATGGCGTTGCCGCGCGGGTTTGAACTGACGGGTTCGATTTTAGCGACCATCAAAGCCGGTGGTTGTTATGTCCCGGTGGATCCGCATTACCCGGCGGACCGTATTGCCCATATTCTGACCGACAGTGCGCCGGAAGTATTGATCGTGACTCAGGCGACGCTGGCGATACTGACACAGTCCGCGGAATTACCGGCCGGTTTGTCTGTGGTCTGCCTTGATGGCGCGGAACGTCCGTGGCTGGATTACCCGGACACGGATATCCCGGTTGCTGAATCCGGGCTGAATCCGGCGCACCTGGCTTATATCATCTATACCTCCGGTTCCACCGGCACGCCAAAAGGCGTGATGGTCACTCACGGGAATGTGGTCAAACTGGTGGTGAATAACGGTTATGCTGATTTTCAGCCGACAGACCGGATTGCTTCTCTGTCCAACCCGGCATTTGATGCCATGACTATGGAATTGTGGGGCGCACTGGCAAATGGTGGCCAGCTGGTGATTTTCGATGCGCAGATGGTGCTGGACGGACAGCAGTTCGTCCGCGCGCTGGAAACGCATCAGGTCAATATCATGTTTATGACCACGGCATTATTTAACCAGTATGCCGACATTCTGAAACCCCGTTTACCGGCATTCCGTTATCTGCTGATCGGTGGCGAGGCGATGAATACCGCATTTGTGCGCGAGCCGCTGCAAACCTGCCCGCCGGAGAATTTCCTGAATGTTTACGGCCCGACAGAAACCACAACCTATGCCACGGCCTTCAGGATGAACGATGCTGATCCGGCCCGGCAAACCATGCCTGTCGGTGGTCCGATCGGTAATACCCGGGCATATATTCTTGATGAACACCTGCAGCCGGTGCCGGTCGGTGTGACCGGACAGATTTATATCGGCGGGGCCGGTGTTGCCCGTGGCTACCTGAATCGTCCGGATTTAACTGCAGAACGGTTCCTGACGGATCCGTTCTCTGGTGGCCAAAGCCCTGAGCAAAGCGGTGGCGAAAGCCAGGCCCGGATGTATGCGACCGGTGATCTCGGCTACTGGCATGCTGACGGAACGATTGAGTTCGTCGGGCGGAATGATTTTCAGGTCAAGATCCGCGGTTTCCGGATTGAACCGGGTGAAATTGAAGTGGCACTTCAGGCATGTGAAGGCGTACAGGAAACCCTGGTTGTCGTTCATACCCAGCCTTCGGGAGAGAAACAACTGGTGGCTTATGTAACCGGTGAAGCTGCTTTACCCGGTGAAGCCTCTTTATCCGGTGAAGCCTTTTTATCCGGTGAAGCCTCTGTGCCCGGTCATACACCTGCCGGGGCGCATGAGTTATCCCGGCAATTATCATCCCAACAACTGAAAGCGCAGCTGAGCGAACGGCTGCCCCCTTATATGGTGCCATCGGCTTACGTGATTCTTGAGCAGATGCCGCTGACCGCGAACGGCAAGATTGACCGCCGGGCATTGCCTGAGCCGGATGAATCGGCCTTCGTCACCCGGACTTATGAAGCGCCGAAAGGAGCGATGGAAACCCGGCTGGCGGCGATTTGGGAGCAACTGCTGGGTGTGAAACAGGTCGGGCGTCAGGACGATTTCTTTGAACTGGGAGGACACTCTCTGCTGGCGGTGCAGCTTATCGCCGAAGTCCGTCATCAGCTGAATCTTGAGGTGACGATTACAGAACTCTTTGAAAACGCTTCGTTATCCGCATTCGCTGCGAAGCTGGCTTATATCAAACTCTCAGCATTTGCTTCACAAGATATTGAGAAGGTCATGCAACGTTTATCAAAAGGAAAAATCAATGACTGATACCCGTTTTTCTCTTGATCAGTTATCACCGGAAGAACTGATGGCAGTACTTGAACAGTTAGAGCAGGACGAAGCAAAACCGATCCGGAGTGCGGCGCCGGTTCCTGAGATGATCACAGCCGATCCGGACCGGCGGGAGTTCCCGCTGTCTCTGGCCCAGAAGCGTTTGTGGGTCATGTCACAAATGGATGCGGTCACGACCAGCGCCTATGTGATTGCCGGGGGATTACGGCTGCGTGGCAGCCTCGATATGGCAGCGCTGACCCGGGCACTGGACCGGATTGTTGCCCGTCATGCTGCGTTGCGTACCCGGATTGAAATGCGTGATGGTGAGCCGGTTCAGGTGATAGCGGCGCAGGATTGCGGCTTCCCGCTGGAGGAAGTCTCTCAGCGACAGGCGGCCTCTGAAGCACAGCCGTTTGAGCCGGTGTTTGATCTGGCAACCGGCCCGCTGGTGCAGGGGCAGCTGATTCATCAGAATGAACAGGAACATATTCTCAGAATCGCCATGCACCACGTGATCGCCGATGGCTGGTCGATGGGCATTTTTACCGGTGAGCTGAGTGCGTTATACGCTGCATTTGCGCAGGGTCAGCCGGACCCGCTGCCGGCCCTGCCGGTTCAGTTTGGTGATTATGCCTGCTGGCAGCAATCTTATCTGCAGGGCGAAGTCCTGGCAAAGCAGCAGGAATTCTGGGTCTCTCACCTTCAGGGGGCACCGGAATATCTGACGTTGCCGACCGACCGGCCGCGGCCTGAGCAGCGTGATTACATCGGCGATAATGTTGCTGTGACGCTGGATGCGGATTTAACCGCCGGGCTGAAAGCGCTGAGTCAGCGCCACGGTTGTACTTTATACATGACGTTACTGGCGGGCTGGGCGGCACTGATGAGCCGCCTGTCAGGACAGGAAGAAGTGGTGATTGGTTCACCGGTTGCCGGGCGGACCCGCAAAGAAGCCGAAGGGCTGATTGGCATGTTTGTGAACACACAGGCGCTGCGGGTGGATCTGTCTGACACGCCGGATACACAGGCACTGCTGGCGCAGGTGAAAGCGACCGCGCTGGCAGCGCAGTCGCATCAGGATATGCCGTTTGAAGATGTTGTGAAGGCGGTCGCACCGGCGCGGAGCCTGTCTTATTCGCCGGTATTTCAGGTGGTATTTGCGCTGCAAAATCTGCCGAAAGGCGATATGTCCCTGTCCGGCATTCATCTGTCTCATGTCGATGTGCCGGATAAGTCTGCCAAGGTCGATCTGGCGCTGATCATGAACGAAGGCGAAGCGCAGATCAGCGGAAATCTGAATTATGCTACGGCGCTGTTCGATAAAGAGACGATCGAACGGTATGCCGGTTACTGGATCAGGCTGCTGGAAGGGATGGTGGCAGACAGCCATCTGACGCTTCAGTCACTCCCTGTGCTGTCTGATTCAGAACGGCTCTATCTGTTAGAAGGGCTGAATCAGACCCGGATGGATTTTCCGGAACATGCCTGTATCCATGAGTTATTCGAAAATATGGTGGCTGCTGACCCGCAGGCCGGTGCACTGGTGACGGATTGCGAGTCGCTGACTTACGATGCGTTAAACCGAAAGGCCAATCAGCTCGCGCACTGGCTGATTGAAGACGGTGTCCAGCCGGACAGCCGGGTCGCAGTCGCCATTCCCCGTAGTGCGGACCTGCTGATTGCGATGCTGGCGACGATGAAAGCCGGTGGTGCGTATGTACCGATGGATCCGAACTACCCCGATGCCAGATTACAGCATATGCTGACTGACAGTGATCCGGAAGTGCTGATTACCTGTGCTGAAGTCCGGGCCCGTTTAGGCACAACCGGCAATAATTGCACAGAAATTGACATCAGCCGGGACCGGCATTTATGGCACAGCTATGGGCAGACTAATCCGGATAAATTCGCTTTGCAGCTGACCTCTCAGCATCTGGCTTATATCATTTATACGTCCGGTTCAACCGGGAAGCCTAAAGGCGTGATGGTGCCGCACCAGGGCGTGTGTAATGTGTCGGTAGCGCAGCGCCGGATGTTTTCGGTTGGCCCCGGCAGCCGGGTGTTACAATATGGTTCGATCAGTTTCGATGCCAGTATGTTTGAAATTATTATGGGGATCTGTTCCGGTGCTGAATTGCATTTTGCCGGACCGGGACAGCCGCTGGGTGCGTCTTTATCTGAGGTAATGAAATCCCGCAGGATTACTCATGCACCTTTACCACCGGCCGCGATATCGAGCCTGCGGACCGATGTGGATTTACCGGATCTGACCTTCCTGCTGACTGCCGGGGAAGCGATTACCCGCAGTGTGATTGAGCCGTGGATCAGGCCGGGGCGCGATGTTTATAACGGTTACGGTCCGACGGAAACCACGATTTGGGGCACCACCTGTCCGCTGCATCAGCCCTTTACCGGGCAACCGCCGATTGGTCTGCCGCGGCCGAACGGAAAAGTGTATATCCTTGACCCGGCGGGTGAACCGGTGCCGCTTGGGGTCACCGGTGAAATTTATCTCAGCGGGGTCGGGATTGCCCGGGGTTATCTGAACCGGCCGGAGTTAACGCAGGAACGGTTTCTGCCGGATCCGTTTTCGAACGAAGAACCTTTCACCGATGATCCGCAGACCAATGAACCGGGTCAGCGTATGTACCGTACCGGAGATTTGGGCTGCTGGCGGCCGGATGGTCTGATTCACTATCAGGGACGCTGTGATCATCAGGTCAAAATCCGTGGTTACCGGATTGAGCTGGGTGAAATTGAAACCGCATTGCAGCAGTGTCCGGGCATTCTTGAAGCGGTGGTTGAAGCGCAGAAAAATGCCGCCGGAAACACCTGGCTGGTCGCTTATTATGTGTGTGAAGCCGCGGCTGATGTGGCGCTGACCGCGCTGAAATCTCAACTGAGTGAAACGCTGCCGGACTATATGGTCCCGGCCGCTTACGTGGTGCTGGATGAACTGCCGTTAACCGCAAACGGGAAGGTGGATCGGAAAGCCCTGCCGCAACCTGATGAATCAGCATTTTCCCGTCAGGCCTATGAAGCGCCGCAGGGTAAAACAGAGCAGTTACTGGCACAGCTATGGTGTGAACTGCTGGGCATTTCGCGGGCCGGACGTCAGGATCATTTCTTTGAACTGGGCGGTCATTCTCTGCTGGCGGTGCAGCTGATTGAAAAGCTGCGTCAGCACGGCTGGCATCTGGATGCCAAATCCCTGTTCAGTTATCCGACGATTGCCACACTGGCCACAGCGCTGTCTGAGGGCGTTTCGGCCAGTCAGGTTGAGATTCCGGACAATCTGATTCCGGTGCACTGCATGCAAATTACACCGGACATGCTGCCACTGACCACACTGACACAGTCAGAAATTGACGCAGTTGCAGCAACGGTTCCCGGCGGTGCGGCGAATATTCAGGACATCTATCCGCTGGCGCCGTTGCAGGAAGGGATTCTGTTCCATCATTTACTACAGCCGGACAACGATCCGTATGTGACACCGGCGATTCTGAGCTTTGATAATCAGACCCGTCTGGACGATTTCCTGACCGCGATGCAGGCGGTGATTCAGCGTCATGATATTTTGCGCACTGCTGTGGTGTGGGACGGACTGAA includes these proteins:
- a CDS encoding non-ribosomal peptide synthetase; this translates as MMDQNKKSNAVNDLPEDEVVRLFQLAKARGLKRKKKPANRAIEAVPRSPEGEPMGLAQRRIWFLSEMEQETSEAYIINGAFRLEGQLDTAALQTTFDRLAARHESLRTYFSRHDGQPVQKILPAETGFRLTCTDTASTDLSAPYLPHFDLTTGPLACAELVRVSEQEHILRVALHHAIADGWSMSVLIGEVGLLYEALTQDKPDPLPQLPVQFADYAHWQQALPAETLDTQKAYWVGQLNDAPEYLDLITDFPRPAVQEHTGASLKFSLDPALSAALKTLSQRCDSTLFMTLFASWGALMGRLANQDDVVIGIPVAGRNRAELEGLIGMFVNTQALRVDLSANPDTTTLLSQVKATSLAAQSHQDIPFEQVVEAIAPTRDPSRSPVFQVLFALQNLPDASLTLPGLSLSPVEEPMLTAKFELSLLIDECGDQLSGYLNYATALFNEATATRYLNYWIHLLEGMVAEPETPVKALPLMDEPEYQQVIHQFNDTRYDYPSDTGVHRLFSRQAQLTPDALAVVYENGIPEGGHWNYATLEDNANRLAHQLIEAGVSRGQFVVILLPRSLQLVVAELAILKCGAAYVPMDPNAPQDRLDFVLDDCGATVIVAAGEPVAAGDAVQVINIDNILQGQAPLQGQAPVPEQTTVAPVDVPVRGHDPAYVMYTSGSTGQPKGVMIPHRGIARLVINNGYMDIDPADRVAFAVNPVFDVSTMELWGPLLNGASVVVVSQETLLNAGEFSAALIRHQVSILWLTVGLFNQYAERIGPAFSGLRYLLVGGDALDPKTIRQVLLNHPPQNLLNGYGPTEATTFALAHDIQSVGEHDASIPLGRPIGNTQIYVLNDNRQPVPCGVVGEIYIAGDGVALEYLGRPELTAASFLPDPFSNQPGARMYKSGDLGYWRQDGILEFMGRNDFQVKIRGFRIELGEIEAALRDCAGVQQALVIAPALPSGEKRLVAYVSGQDLCAESMKEKLGERLPAYMVPAAFMVLDQMPLNANGKVDRKALPAPDASAFARAEYEPPQGDTEQLLAGIWQSLLTIEQVSRHDNFFELGGHSLLAVQMIEQLRQHDMHLAIRDLFSHPTVAGLAPVLAAQATVKQTVVPPNLIPQACQAITPDMLPLVALSQAAIDTVAAKVGGGMTNIQDIYPLAPLQEGILFHHLLQQDGDPYVTRFIQAFDDESELDAFLAALQPVIQRHDILRTAVVWEGLETPVQVVWRQASVRAETLDFAHSDDVATALQQHFDPAHTRMDVQRAPMIQAYKVADRAQNRWLLCFLCHHLCNDHTTLELVVEEVMAHLAGQAEQLPQPLPFRNFVARSREVSEAAHQAYFTEQLADIDEPCAPFGLLNVQNSGDQTDNLHVDVDASLAQRLRTLARTRGMSPATLFHLAWGMVTRAATGQDDVVFGTVLFGRMDGGEGADRVMGMFLNTLPLRLSLADLTAEQALQQTREKLAGLLEHEHASLVQAQQCSGVAAGTPLFSSLINYRYQGGSQQLNAETTATSGMSVVFAEEHTNYPLNLSVNDIAGAGFSLDVMVVRQIGADRIAGMMTTALAGLADALEQQSATDVNRLNVLPEAQLQQVLHGFNQTRKSFRNNVCIHQLFERFDWEKPDATALVSDDESLTYEQLNHRANRLAHWLTEKGIQPGDRVGVAVPRSVDLIVAMLATFKAGGVYVPMDPNYPDSRLLHILTDSAPKVLISTEEVTPRFAQTKGEWVKIDIQRHQSRWAKQPDHNPQVPGLTPQHLAYIIYTSGSTGLPKGVMVPHHGLCNVASAQRRLFSVGAGSRVLQFSSISFDASIFEIVMGLCSGAELHLAGPSQLLGDALSDVLQTRQITHVTLPPAALSSLNPACTLPDLKVLITAGEALTRAVIEPWLAGRKVYNAYGPTETTIWATTAALHPSFTGQPSIGLPVENTRIYILDTRGVPVPVGVCGEIYIGGVGIARGYLNRDDLTQERFLNDPFSDMPDARMYRTGDLASWRPDGTIDYLGRSDQQVKIRGHRIEPGEIETALQQCDGVGSAVVVAAKDPSGYLSLNAYFTRTPETYTKTPETYARTPETTSRTPGTASHSPAADLTPAALKARLSECLPEYMVPAAYVALDVLPLTPNGKVDLKALPEPDDSARVTRQYEAPQGETETALADIWQQLLGVAQVGRDDHFFELGGHSLLAVQLVSRIRSALGCELPLSTLFSHPVLHELAHELSVNALGPAALPEMTPLAHGVRPPLSLAQQRLWFLSQMEPSATAAYTVTGAVRLSGALNIEALQQALDHIVARHAPLRTRFTAEDGVPVQIIGDVQQGFPLLRLESTQAQAAAFPPEFDLSAGPLVQGQLIRIADDEHWLRLAMHHIITDGWSMGIFTRELSALYTAFNRGEASPLAPLMIQYGDYAAWQQTHLAGERLQQQQAYWTAQLKGIPECLSLPTDRPRPAYQDYRGATTTLNLDASMTQALKTLSRTHDCTLYMTLLSGWAALMSRLSGQDDVVIGSPVAGRTRTEVEGLIGMFVNSLALRVDLADNPDTAGLLAQVKTSALQGQSHQDLPFEQVVEAVAPVRSLTHSPVFQVMFALQNMPQEALEADGLTLSSLPEEMTTAQVDLSLQVHEAGDTLVATLNYATALFDGPTAQKYLQYWHNILSAMTATPELPLSEVPLPDETEYQQLVYGFNGDQTEFPSDALIHQQFEQQVQATPDAVAVVFEDQSLSYAELNRKANQLAHWLIEQGVRPDSRVAIALPRCLELPVAILATLKAGGAYVPLDPDYPADRIAYTLSDSTPEVLITTLSVMSQPDGFTTESLNPAMTLVLLDQPQQPWNAFPADNIPPQQTGLNNRHLAYIIYTSGSTGKPKGVMIEHYNVIRLMAATQSDYQFTRQDVWTLFHSYAFDFSVWEIWGALLFGGRLVVVPQLIARSPQDFYQLLCEQGVTVLNQTPGAFRQLIHAQGDMIQGKAAAAHQLRYVIFGGEALDLAALAPWYQRPVNAGTQLVNMYGITETTVHTTYYPVTAEDAGRPGPSPIGRQLADLRLYILDRHQQPVPVGVAGELYVGGAGVARGYFNRPELTAERFPEDPFVQVTTPGARMYKSGDMGRWLADGTVEYLGRNDDQVKIRGFRIEPGEISSVLQQCTGVQDAFVVAKGEGSDKRLVAYYLPVSDTSRGVTPDELKGLLGATLPEYMIPAVYVMLAEIPLTPNGKIDYRALPEPDETALIRHEYEAPQGETEQALASIWQQLLGVEQVSRHDSFFELGGHSLMAVQLASRVRTVLGTELPLTTLFATSVLHELAHELATAPASESSATLPEIVPLADGQTPPLSLAQQRLWFLSQMDPAASAAYVVYGGLRLRGTLDVDALQRALNQIVTRHAPLRTRFADAGGVPVQIINDVQQGFPLTWLEGETVSGETVPGEKVPDEPAPFQPVFNLTTGPLVQGQLIHLSDDEHWLRLAMHHIVTDGWSMGILARELSALYAAFTQGAADPLPPLQIQYGDYAAWQQTHLQGEVLQRQQQYWKAQLAGIPDCLLLPADRPRPAYQDYSGAALPLRLDKALTASLKALAQRHGCTLYMTLLTSWALLMNRLSGEDDVVIGSPVAGRTRAELEGLIGMFVNTQALRVDLSGQPDTASLLAQVRATSLAAQANQDLPFEQVVEAVTPVRSLNHSPVFQVMFALQNMPEEQLVADGLTFSDLPAEVTTAQVDLSLMMYETEAGLEGMLNYATALFDEATVQRYSGYWQQLLEGMIAQPELPVAALPLLSDAEYQQVVHTFNATAQDYPAQTCLQTLFEQRVQSSPDAIAVVSSEQQLTYDALNRQANQLAHWLREQGVRPDSRVAMALPRGFELTGSILATIKAGGCYVPVDPHYPADRIAHILTDSAPEVLIVTQATLAILTQSAELPAGLSVVCLDGAERPWLDYPDTDIPVAESGLNPAHLAYIIYTSGSTGTPKGVMVTHGNVVKLVVNNGYADFQPTDRIASLSNPAFDAMTMELWGALANGGQLVIFDAQMVLDGQQFVRALETHQVNIMFMTTALFNQYADILKPRLPAFRYLLIGGEAMNTAFVREPLQTCPPENFLNVYGPTETTTYATAFRMNDADPARQTMPVGGPIGNTRAYILDEHLQPVPVGVTGQIYIGGAGVARGYLNRPDLTAERFLTDPFSGGQSPEQSGGESQARMYATGDLGYWHADGTIEFVGRNDFQVKIRGFRIEPGEIEVALQACEGVQETLVVVHTQPSGEKQLVAYVTGEAALPGEASLSGEAFLSGEASVPGHTPAGAHELSRQLSSQQLKAQLSERLPPYMVPSAYVILEQMPLTANGKIDRRALPEPDESAFVTRTYEAPKGAMETRLAAIWEQLLGVKQVGRQDDFFELGGHSLLAVQLIAEVRHQLNLEVTITELFENASLSAFAAKLAYIKLSAFASQDIEKVMQRLSKGKIND